The DNA segment CAGCGCTGTTAGAGGTGCTTGATCCTGAGCAGAACGCGACCTTTAACGACCATTACCTCGAAGTCGACTACGACTTATCCGATGTGATGTTCGTGGCGACCTCGAATTCGATGAATATTCCAGGCCCGCTTCTGGACCGTATGGAAGTGATTCGTCTGTCGGGTTACACCGAAGATGAAAAGTTGAATATTGCTAAGCAGCATTTACTGACCAAGCAAATCGAGCGCAACGGTCTTAAAGCGAACGAAATTCATATTGAAGACAGTGCGATAGTCGGTATCATCCGCTACTACACCCGTGAAGCAGGTGTGCGTGCACTAGAGCGTGAATTGTCGAAGATTTGCCGCAAAGTCGTGAAAATGATCCTGCTGGATAAATCCATCAAGTCAGTCACTGTGACCGCGGACAATCTCAAGTCTTTCCTCGGTGTGCAGCGTTTTGACTATGGTAAGGCAGAATCGAACAACCAAATCGGTCAAGTTACAGGTTTAGCGTGGACCGAAGTGGGTGGCGATCTGCTCACCATTGAAGCGACCTCTGTGCCCGGCAAAGGTAAGTTGACCTACACAGGCTCACTTGGCGATGTGATGCAAGAGTCGATTCAAGCGGCAATGACGGTCGTACGTGCCCGTGCGGAACAATTAGGTATCAACGGCGACTTTTATGAGAAGCGTGATATCCATGTTCACGTGCCAGAAGGGGCGACGCCAAAAGATGGTCCATCAGCGGGCGCGGCAATGTGTACTGCATTAGTGTCTAGCTTAACGGGTAACCCTGTGCGCGCCGATGTGGCGATGACGGGTGAAATTACCTTACGCGGAGAAGTGTTACCTATTGGTGGTTTAAAAGAAAAACTGCTCGCGGCACACCGTGGCGGCATTAAATTGGTACTTATTCCAAAAGAAAACGAGCGTGATCTGGAAGAAATTCCTGCCAATGTGATTGCCGATTTGGAAATTCGTCCCGTGCGTTGGGTCGACGAAGTGTTAAAACTGGCGCTGGAAAGACCGGTTGAAGGCTTCGAAGTGGTTAAAAACTTGGCATAACGCAAGAAAATGCGCTATCACGCTAAAAAAATGAAAAAAGGGGCTTAACAAAGCGCAGACCTGTGGTAGCCTAGGTCTGTGGAGAGTCGGTTGCTCCAAGCCCTTGGCGCAACTGGCTTTGAGCTGTATCCAGTTTTATTTCTTTGGTTTTCGAACTCAGCTTGAACTTTGAATTCAAGCTTGTTATAAAAAGCCTCCGCAGACCGCTCTAGAGAAGGATTTGGTTGCGGCGCAAAAATTAAATTCAAGGGGATGACATGAACAAATCTGAACTAATCGAGAAAATCGCTTCTGGTGCTGATATCTCTAAAGCGGCCGCTGGTCGTGCTCTAGATTCTTTTATCGCTGCTGTGACTGATGGTCTGAAAGATGGCGATAAAATCTCTCTAGTTGGTTTTGGTACTTTTGAAGTGCGTGAACGTGCAGAGCGTACTGGTCGCAACCCACAGACGGGTAAAGAGATCAAGATTGCAGCAGCAAACATTCCAGCATTCAAGGCCGGTAAAGCACTTAAAGACGCTGTCAATTAATTTTTGATATCGTAGCCTTTGTAAGGCGTTCGTAATGATAAGCACTGTTTAAACAGTGCTTTTTACGAATTGAAAGTAATGGATTTTGAAGCACAATTTCTACCATTACTCGGGGTTTTAGTACTTACCAGTGGTAGCGTCTGAATAATCCCCATAAATTACAGAAAGGCGCATCTCAAATTGATGCGCCTTTTTATTTTGTTAATCGCAACGAGCGAGAAATCTGATGTTAGAAAAGATTCGCGAAGGCTCACAAGGCGTGATTGCTAAAGGCATTCTCGTTCTTGTGATTTTATCTTTGCATTTGCAGGCGTAAGTAGCTATTTAGGCTCAAAATCGGACGTCCCTGCCGCAGAAGTCAACGGTGACAAAATCACTAAAGCCGAGTTAGAGCAGGCCTATCAGAGCGAACGCGCTCGTATGGAACAACAACTGGGCGAAATGTTTGCTGCGTTATCTGCCGACGAAAGATACCTAGAAAGCATCAAGCAGAGCGTACTCGAACGTTTAGTGGCCGATAAATTGATTGACCAAGCTGCCGCCGCTATGGGGCTGCGTGTGTCTGACGAACAAATTATCACGGCGATTAAATCAGAACCCGCTTTCCAAACCGATGGCAAATTCGATAACGACCGTTATCAAGCTATTTTGCGTCAGTTAGGCTATCAGCCACAAACCTTCAGAAGCATGATGCGTGTTGATATGACTCGTCGTCAGTTAACTGCAGCGTTAGTGGGCACTGAATTTGTATTACCAGGTGAAGCTAAGCAATTAGCTGAGCTGCAAGGTCAAACTCGCGACATTCGCTACTTAGTCGTGGATTCTGCGCCATTCCTTGCTAATGCCTCTGTGACAGACGAGCAAGTTAAAAACTACTACGACACCAACCAAGGCCAGTTTATGAGCCCTGAGAAGGTGAGCTTAGAGTATGTTGAGTTAAACGCGGCTGATTTTGCTAAAGACAGCAAAGTGACCGATGAAGAAGCTCAGGCTTACTACGATGAACACAAGACGCAATATGTGTCTAACGAGAAACGTTTAGCGGCGCACATTCTGATTGGCCCTGGCAGCGATGAAGCGGCGGCGAAAGCCAAGGCTGAAGATTTAGCTAAGCAACTAGATAACGGTGCTGATTTTGCCGAGTTAGCCAAAGCCAATTCAGAAGATACCTTAAGTGCAGAGCAGGGCGGTAAATTAGACTGGTTTGAACCCGGTGTCATGGACCCAAGCTTTGATACTGCACTGTTTGCACTGCAAAAAGGTCAGCATTCAGCGGTCGTGAAAACGGACTTTGGTTTCCACATCATCAAATTGTTAGACGTTCAGCCTGGTACAACTGTGCCATTTGCGGATGTCAAAACGAAGATTGTGGCTCAGCTGCAAGAGAAAAAAGCGGTCGATCAATTCTATAGCTTGCAGAGCAAACTGGCTGATACCAGCTACGAAGTGCCTGATACCTTAGCCGAAACTGCTAAAGTGGTGGGCGTTGAGATTAAGACTACGCCAATGTTCTCACGTGATGATGTGCCAGCGGCATTGAACAAGCCTGACGTAGTTAAAGCGGCATTCTCTGACACGGTTTTACGCCAAGGCCTAAACAGTGAAGTCATTGAACTTGAGCCAAACCATGTTGTGGTTATCCGTATGAAGGAACATCACGATGCGGGTACTATGCCATTAGCCGAAGTGAAGGCCGATATCGCTGAGCGTTTGAAGCAAGACCAAGCGAACGAAGCGGCACGTGCTAAAGCGCAAGAGCTGATGACCCAAGTTAAAGCGGGTGCGACGGATGTGACTCTCACGGCTAAGACTAAACTGGGCCGTGGCGCACAAGACGTTGACGCGGCCATTGTGGGCAAAGCCTTCCAAATGCCAACGCCGAGTGCTGCACCTGTGGTTGACACTGTTGGTTTAGCTAATGGCTACGCTGTGATTGCACTGGATAAAGTGAACGCGGCAGAGTCAGTTAGCGATGAGTTAGTCAATGCGCTGAAACAACGCTTAAATGCACAATACAGCGAAGCGGATTACCGCGGTCTGATTGAGTCACTGAAAGCGAATGCGAAAGTTCATTACCCTGTAGAAGGTTAATGACGATAAGGGATAACTGAGCTTATCCCTCATTTTGTGCGAAGCAAAAACTGCTTTCGCGATGCAAATAGAAAAAGGCCAAGTGTTTACTTGGCTTTTTTGTTTGTCTTGATCCCGCCTTATCAAACGATAAGTGCGCTATTTCTGCCGCTTAATCATCCACGCCAATCATCACGCTGCTGGCTTTAATGAGTGCATAAGCCGAATCACCTACCTTCAAGTTTAAACGCTCACAGGATGCTTTAGTGACCACAGAGGTTAACACTACGCCCGGTGCCAGTTCGATAGTGACTTCGTTGTTTACAGAGCCAATTTCGATAGCGGTAATAGTGCCACTCAGGGTATTACGTGCACTGATTTTCATTCTTTGTCCTTAGTTTGTGTTGAATGGTCATGCTAGTTTAGCCTATCGTACGGCATTTGCGGCAAATAAAAACGCCACCCGAGGGTGGCGCTTTATCGTGATTATTCAATCTATTCGATTACAGCTCGATCACATCGAACTCAACGTGTGGATTCACATCTGCATCGTAGTCGATGCCTTCGATGCCAAAGCCGAACAGTTTGATAAACTCGGCTTTATATTCTTGATAATCGGTCAGCTCTGACAGATTTTCAGTGGTCACTTGTGGCCACAGATCACGGCAATGCTGCTGGATATCTTCGCGCAATTCCCAATCGTCTAAACGCAGACGGTTGTCGCTGTCGGTTTCTGGTTTTGCACCATCGGCACGGAACAGACGCTCGCTGAACATGCGATAGATTTGCTCCATACAGCCTTCGTGCAGGCCTTCTTGGCGCATCTTCTTAAATACCATTGCAATATACAGTGGCATCACAGGGATGGCAGAGCTGGCTTGAGTCACAACGCTCTTCAGCACGGCAACATTCGCGCTACCGCCTTTGGCCGCGAGTTTATCATTTAGGGCTTTAGCCGCACGGTCTAAGTCCATCTTGGCTTGACCTAATGCGCCGTGCCAGTAGATTGGCCAGGTTAACTCAGTGCCGATATAGCTGTAGGCTACAGTCTTGCAGTTATCGCTTAATACGCCAGCCTCGGCAAGTGCGTTAATCCACAGTTCCCAATCTTGACCGCCCATCACAGTGACAGTATCGGCAATTTCTTGCTCAGTTGCAGGCTCAACGGTGGCTTCGATAATGCAATCTTTGTTGGTATCAACGGCGGTCGCTGTATACACTTCACCGATTGGCTTGAGTGCAGAACGCACTAGCTCACCAGAGTCAGGCAGTTTGCGCACGGGTGATGCTAATGAATAGACCACCATGTCCACTTGACCTAAATCTTGCTTAATAAGCTCGATAACTTTTTGCTTAGCTTCATGGCTGAAGGCATCGCAGTTGATGCTCTTAGAGTACAAACCTTCAGCTTTGGCAAACTTGTCGAAAGCGGCAGAGTTGTACCAGCCCGCGGTACCAGGTTTCGCTTCAGTACCCGGCTTTTCGAAGAACACGCCAATAGTTGCTGCATCGCTACCGAAGGCGGCGGCAATGCGTGAAGACAGGCCATAGCCACTTGATGAACCAACAACAAGCACTTTCTTCGGACCGTTGGCGATTTTGCCTTTGGCTTTGGTTAAAGTAATTTGTTCTTGAACGTTAGCTTCACAACCAACGGGGTGAGTTGTGGTACAAATGAATCCACGAATTTTGGGTTTGATAATCATGTTTAAGCTTCTTCTATCAAAATGACCAATAGGATAAATACTTCGGCGGCTAAATGGCATCTATTTTTAGCCAATTCGCCTGAATATTTAAGTGGTTGGAGCAGTTTAACGCTTATGAACAAACAGGCTCTGCTCCTGAATCAGCCTTTGGGTATATTCGTGCTGAGGCGAATTAAATATCTGTTCTGTTGGGGCTTTCTCAACCATCACGCCTTTGTGTAACACCATAATTTTATCGCTGACATGGCGAATAATATTCAGGTTATGGGACACGAAGATATAGGACAAGCCTAAGTCCTTCTGCAATTTAAGCAGCAGGTTAAGGATCTGTGAGCGTACCGAGAGATCCAAGGCGGTTAAAGCTTCGTCGGCGATGATGATTTTTGGATTGAGCATCAGTGCCCGCGCCACCGCAACCCGCTGTTTTTGACCCTCGGAAATCATATGGGGATAAAAATCCGCATGCTCGGGTAATAAACCGACCTTCCTCAAGGTATCAATCACTTGGCCATTACGCTCCTTGGCGGATAACTCAGTGTTAAAGCGCAGCGGTTCGTCCAGTAATTGCCCAATCGTCAATCTTGGGTTGAGTGAGGTATTGGGGTCTTGGAAAATCATCCGAATAAGACGGCAGCGCTGCTTAATATTGCGGCTGTCGAGGGCCTCGCCCTCAAAGTAAATTTCACCGCCGCTGCGGGGTTCTGCGCCCACCAAGATACGCGCTAACGTACTCTTACCTGAGCCCGCTTCACCCACGATAGCTAAGGTTTCGCCGCGGTTTAATTCAAATGAAACCGGTGCTAAGGCATCGTTATATTGGCGGGTAAAACCTTTATAGCCGGTATCGTACCTCTTAAAGAGATCGTTAACTTTAAGCAGTGGGGTCGTCATTCGTCGTTTCACCGTGGTAAGGGAAATGGCAAGCAAAGTAGCGGTCTCGTAAATGACTCAAACTTGGCTGATTAACGCATTTTTTTTGTGCCTCAGGGCATCTTGGCCCTAGGCGACAACCAATGGGCAGATGTTGCAGGGCGGGGGCCGAGCCTGGCAGGGTCGGCATAATCGCCTTGTGCGCCTCTATCCCCGAGTAATCTGGCATATTATCCAAGAGTGCCTTAGTGTAAGGATGATAGGGCTGATTGATCAGTTCTTCCGTTGGACCTGATTCCATCACTTGACCGCAATAGAGCACGGATAGGTGATCGCACCATTGTGCTAGGGTTTCAAGCTCGTGGCTGATGATTAAAATCGACACGTTTTGTAGCTGGTTAAGCTGTGACAGTAGGCGGAAAATCTGTGCCTGAGTGCTCAGCTCCATCGAGTTTGTTGGTTCGTCGGCGATCAATAATCGCGGTTGGTTGGCAATTGCCATCGCGATCATCACTTTTTGGCATTCGCCTTCCGAAAGCTCCCAAGCGTAGCTTGACATGACTTTTTGTGGATTCTTAATCCCGACCTTATGTAGCCATTTTTGTGCTGTCTGTTTGGCGTGTTTGTGCTTTTGCCAAAAGTAAGCCTTAGGATTTTTGGCATGGCCTGCATCAGCTGACTACCCACGGTTTGTGAAGGGTCAAGACTGCCTGATGGGTCTTGGAAGATCATCGCCATATCTGAACCCATCAGATTACGGCGCTCCTTCGAGGTCATGGCCATCAGATTGTTACCATCCCACATCATGCGGTCGGCGGTAATGGTCCAGTTGGGGCCTGGGATCCCAAGAATGGCTCTAGCGAGCAGACTGCGGCCCGAGCCTGATTCTCCCACGAGACCGTGGATTTCCCCGCGTTCAGGGTCAAACTCACTTTCTCAAGGGCGCGGACTCTGCCGTGGGGCGTGTCGAGCTCAATAGTCAGGTTTCTAACGTCGAGTAATGGCATAGGTTAGTTTCTGATGGGCGCAAGCGCCGATCTCAAGCCATCGCCCACCAAGTTAATGGCGAGCACACTAAAAAGAATCGCCAGTCCTGGAATGGTCACAGTCCAAGGTGCGGTCAACAAATTATCCATACCTTGGGCGACCATTGCACCCCATTCAGGACTGGGAGCTTGGGCGCCAAGGCTTAAAAAGCCAAGGGCGGCAATATCTAAAATCGCGGCAGAAATGGCTAACGTGGTTTGAATAATCACTACTTCCCAGACGTTTGGCATGATCACATACCAAAAAATCTGCAGCGAATTGGCACCGTCTAAACGGGCGGCAGTCACATATTCTTTTTGTAGCTCTTCATGTACCGATTGATGAATGGAGCGTACAAACTGTGGCGTTAAGGCAATGCCCACAGCCCAGAAGACGTTTTCAAGCCCTGGCCCCATCACGGCAACCACTAAAATCGCCATTAATAGTGAAGGGATAGACAGTAGTGCATCGAGCAAGTGCCCCAAAATACTGGACTTTAAGCCGCGCATCATGCCGGAGAGCGAGCCTATGATGAACCCCATAAACAATGCGGTGCCGACAATCATCAGCGCCATGCCGAAGGTTAAATGTGCCCCATGCAGCAAGCGGCTAAAAATATCACGGCCTAGATCGTCGGTGCCTAAAAAGTGCGCCACTGTGCCCGAAGGGTCCCAAGAGGGCGGCAACAGTAATGCGCGAGGATCTTGCGCCTCAGGGGAGAAGGGGGCAATCATAGGTCCAAACAGGGTGAGCAGCAGCAGAAAAGCGATGGTCCACAGACCCGCTAAGGCAAAGGGGTTTGCCGAAAAATTCTGCCAGACCCGCATCATGGGCGAGGCAATTTGATCTTCCTGATAAATTTTAATTGGAGGCATAAAGATCTTTTCTGCTCAAGGGATTGAAGACGGTATGCAGCACTTCAATCAAAATACTTAAAAAGATGATCAACAAGGCTACGGCTAAAATCCCGCCCTGGATAACCGTATAATCCCGCTGATAAATACCCGACACCAACCAAGAACCCACACCCGGCCAAGAGAAAATCATTTCAACAACAATCGCATAGCTCGCAAATGCTCCGAGCATTAACCCTAAGTGTTTTAATACTGGGATCAGCGCGTTGGGTAAGGCGTGGCGCAAAATAATGGTATTGGTGTGCATGCCTCTGGCTTCGGCGGCGCGGATAAAGGTTTGGTTCATCACATTCATCATTGCCGAGCGAGTGCTGCGTACGACCACGGTAAAAGGTAGCACTGCAAGTGTGGTGGCGGGCAGAACGATATGCAATAAGGCATCTTTAAAGGCAGATATGCGATATTCAGAATCAGACAGCAAAATGTCGACCAACATAAATCCAGTAACGGGTTTTATCTCATATAAAAGATTGAGTTGCCCTGAAATTGGCAGCCAGCCTAGGTCGACACCAAACCAGAGTGACAAGTACAAACCTAACCAGAATACAGGAACGGAATAGCCCGTCAGGGTAATCGCCATAATGGTATTTTGGGTGAGTTTATGTTGACTCTGGGAGGCTAACACGCCCAGCGGCACACCTAAACCAATGGCTATCACAGCTGCCATGACGGCCAGTTCGAAGGAGGCCGGTAGTACAGAGCTTAACTCTTCTGCCACGCTCTGGTGCGAGGTGACGGAAACGCCCAAATTGCCGCTCAGCCTTTGCTGTAAATAAGCAATAAACTGCATGGCTTTATTGCTATCTAACTTATAGTCCTGCTCAATTTGAACCAGTTGGCTCTCTGACGGTGCATGGATCCCTGTGAGGGCGAAGGTGCGTTCAACTGGAAACAACCCAGTTGCATAAAACAGCACGCCGACCATCACTAGCGAAGTGGCAAGAAACAGATTGAGGCGCCGTAACAGGTATCTGAACATCAGTGCGTCTCCTGCTCAGCTTGGCTGGTTCGGGCAAATGAGATGCCGCCAAAAGGGGTTAACTGCATATCATGGATATTGCTGCGAGTGAGTGCGACTCGCTTGGCGTGGGCCAGACTCAACATTGGCACTTGCTCGGCTAAGAAGGCCTCGGCCTCTTGGTAAATTTCCTTGCGTTCGGCCTGCGTCGAGACTTCCCTCGCTCTGTCTAGAATGGCATCAAACTCTTTATTGCACCAGCGAGAGCGGTTGTTGTTTGATTGCATCGCCGAGCAACTCAGCAACGGCGTAAAGAAGTTATCGGGGTCACTGTTATCGGCGTTCCAGCCGATGAGGACTGAGTCATATTCATCTCGGCTCAATCTTTGGCTAAAGACGCTCCAGTCGTAACTGATGATATTGACCTTTACACCGATATTGGACAAGTCAGATTGAATTAACTCGGCGGTTTTCAACGCATTAGGGTTGTAAGCGCGGGCGACAGGCATGGCCCAAATATCGATGCTGAGATGTTTTATTCCCGCTTCTTTTAACAAATCACGTGCTTTTTGCGGATTGTAATCTAACAGTTTTTTATTGCTGTCGTAGGCCCAAGATGCTGGCGGCAACACACCTATGGCTTCTATGGCGGTATTTTGATACACGGCCCGTAAGATATTTTGCTTATCCACGGCATAGGCGAGGGCGCGGCGCACGCGTACATCATCTAAAGGAGGCTTTTGCGTGTTAAAGGCCCAAAAGGCCACGTTAAGACCAGGTTGAGACTCAATGCTCAGCTGTTCATGTTGCTTGATAACGGGCAGTTCACCCGCTTTGGGCAGGGCCGATACGCTGCAGTCACCAGCGATAAGTTTGGCCAGTCTGACTGTGCTTTTTGGGGTGATATCGTACACCAGCATATCGACTTTGGCGGGCTCGCCCCAAAAGTCGGGATTGCGTCGATAGCGAATATATTCGTTTTTGGCGTAATGCACTAAGGTAAAAGGCCCTGTGCCGATGGCGAAATGATCGAGATTTTCTGGGTGCCCTAGTGCCAGTTGCTGTTCGGCATATTCGCTCGAGAGGATAACGGCAAAGTCGGTGGCAAGATTTGATAAAAACGACGCATCTTTGCGCGCTAGTCGAAAGATAACCTCGTGGTCATTGATTTTTTCGACACTTTTAACTTGTTCTGAAAAGCCAATACTTTGGAAAAAGGGATAACCGGTACGTGATACGCTATGGTAAGGGTGATGTTTGTCGATAATTCGATTGAAGGAAAACAGTACATCGTCGGCGTTAAAATCGCGACTCGGGGTAAAACGGGAGGAATGTTGAAACTTAACATTTTCCCTGAGGGTAAAACGGTAACTTAAGCCATCGTCACTCTCGGCCCAACTGGTGGCCAGCGCGGGCACGAGCTGGCCTGAGAGCGCGTCATAGTCCACTAAGCGGCTATAAATTTGGTGTGAAGTCGCGTCGATAGTGGTGCCTGAGGTCACCAACTGCGGATTAAAAGACTCGGGATTCCCTTCGGAACAATAGACCAAACCAGAAGGGAGTCGTTGGGGGCCACATGCAACCAACAACCCACTCATGCAGAGAACTGCAGTTGATAGGCACAGGCGTCTTATTAGCACACTCATTTATAAATCATTATTTTATCGACTATGAACGGCTATTTTAGCAGTGCATCTTGCCCGTGGGCAATCTGCTTATGCTTTATCGAGCAAATTGTACTTTTTCAGAATGCCGCGCAGCTGGTGATAGCTTAAACCAAGGATTTCAGCCGTCTTCTTTTGATTGTACTGACTGGCCGATAAGGCTTGTTGGATGAGCTCCATCTCATAACGCTCGGTTTGCTCTTTAAAGTCCAAGGGAAAACTAAATGGGTTGTTGATGGACTCTGCAATGACGGCCGTGTCAGTATCGGTTTTGGCCGACGTGACCACTGGCGAGCTCTGTGGCACTTCAGGTGTAGTGATTTGACGCTCGCGTGTCCGCACTCGCGTGGTTGGGCGATAGGGAGAGGCAAAGGGGTCGAGAATAATCTGTTCAATAGGGCGGTTTTCGCCGCTACTGCGATACACACTGCGCTCGACCACGTTTTTAAGTTCACGGATATTTCCCGGCCAGTCATGGCTCATCAGCTGTTCGACCGCGCTGGCACTGAAGCCACTGAAGAGTTCCAGCTTAAGTTGCCTCGCCATGCCCACGGCAAAGTATTCGGCTAAGGTCATGATATCTTCGGGGCGACAACGCAGAGGCGGCAAGGTGATCACATCGAATGCTAAGCGGTCGAGCAAGTCGGCCCTAAATTCGCCGGCGTCAGCCAGTGAGGGTAAATCTTCGTTTGCGGCGCAAATCAGGCGCACATCCGCTTGAATAGTTTTACTGCCGCCGACCCGTTCAAACTCACCATATTCGATGACCCGCAGCAGTTTTTCTTGAATTAGTCCCGAGGTGTTGGCTAGCTCATCGAGGAATAGGGTGCCACCGTCGGCGCGCTCAAAACGGCCTTCGTGTTTGCCTTTGGCGCCAGTAAAGGCACCTGACTCATGGCCGAATAATTCACTCTCGAGCAAATTTTCACTCAAAGATGAACAATTTAGCTTAATAAAACTTTGATCCCAGCGTTTAGACAGATAATGTAAGCGTTCAGCAATCAGCTCTTTCCCCGTACCCCGTTCCCCAATAATGAGCACAGGTTTAGAGAGCGGTGCAATCTGCGACACATGCTCTAATACTTCGAGTAGGGCGTTCGATTGGCCGATGAGGTTGTCTTGCTGAAATTTATTATCCACGATATTTTTTAGTCTTTCGCGCTAAATTTTGGTGAAAATGATAATAAGTGGCTTGAGCCATAAAATAAAGAAAAAGTTAAAAATATGTTTATCTTTATGAATTTAAACATAAAATAAAAGTTGGCACACTTAGTGTATTACCCTAAGCGAGACCAACATCAATTTGAGGATAGCATTATGGGAATTTTCTCTCGTTTCGCCGATATCATTAACTCCAATATCAGCGCATTACTCGATAAAGCAGAAGACCCTGAAAAAATGGTTCGTCTGATTATTCAAGAGATGGAAGATACACTGGTAGAAGTTCGTTCAACGTCAGCAAAAGTGTTAGCTGAAAAGAAAGAATTAATCCGTCGTATCAACCGTGTTGAAGAACAAGTTCAGGATTGGCAAGACAAAGCTGAACTGGCCCTTTCAAAGGACCGCGAAGATTTAGCCAAGGCAGCTTTAGTTGAAAAACAAAAAGCCGCGGGTTTAGTGGATACCTTAAACCAAGAGTTGGCCGTGATCGACGAGCACATTGTGCGCTTAAAGGATGAAGTTAGCCTGCTGCAAGAAAAGTTGCTGGATGCTAAGGCGCGCCAAAAGACCATTATTTTGCGTAAACAAACCGCCTCATCACGTTTAGAAGTGAAGAAGCAGTTAGACTCAAGCAAAATCGACAACGCTATGCTGAAATTTGAGCAATATGAGCGCCGTGTCGAAGGGTTAGAAGCGCAGGTTGAATCTTACGATCTGGGTAATAAAAAGACCTTAGCCGATGAGTTTGCCGCGCTGGAAGCCGAAGATTCAGTGAATGCCGAACTGGAAGCATTGAAGGCTAAAGTGAAAGGCAAAGCCACAACTAAGTCAAAAGAATAACAATTTCAGAGGTGAGTTATGGATATGGAC comes from the Shewanella seohaensis genome and includes:
- the hupB gene encoding nucleoid-associated protein HU-beta, producing the protein MNKSELIEKIASGADISKAAAGRALDSFIAAVTDGLKDGDKISLVGFGTFEVRERAERTGRNPQTGKEIKIAAANIPAFKAGKALKDAVN
- a CDS encoding TOBE domain-containing protein, with the protein product MKISARNTLSGTITAIEIGSVNNEVTIELAPGVVLTSVVTKASCERLNLKVGDSAYALIKASSVMIGVDD
- the fabV gene encoding enoyl-ACP reductase FabV; this translates as MIIKPKIRGFICTTTHPVGCEANVQEQITLTKAKGKIANGPKKVLVVGSSSGYGLSSRIAAAFGSDAATIGVFFEKPGTEAKPGTAGWYNSAAFDKFAKAEGLYSKSINCDAFSHEAKQKVIELIKQDLGQVDMVVYSLASPVRKLPDSGELVRSALKPIGEVYTATAVDTNKDCIIEATVEPATEQEIADTVTVMGGQDWELWINALAEAGVLSDNCKTVAYSYIGTELTWPIYWHGALGQAKMDLDRAAKALNDKLAAKGGSANVAVLKSVVTQASSAIPVMPLYIAMVFKKMRQEGLHEGCMEQIYRMFSERLFRADGAKPETDSDNRLRLDDWELREDIQQHCRDLWPQVTTENLSELTDYQEYKAEFIKLFGFGIEGIDYDADVNPHVEFDVIEL
- a CDS encoding peptide ABC transporter ATP-binding protein, translating into MTTPLLKVNDLFKRYDTGYKGFTRQYNDALAPVSFELNRGETLAIVGEAGSGKSTLARILVGAEPRSGGEIYFEGEALDSRNIKQRCRLIRMIFQDPNTSLNPRLTIGQLLDEPLRFNTELSAKERNGQVIDTLRKVGLLPEHADFYPHMISEGQKQRVAVARALMLNPKIIIADEALTALDLSVRSQILNLLLKLQKDLGLSYIFVSHNLNIIRHVSDKIMVLHKGVMVEKAPTEQIFNSPQHEYTQRLIQEQSLFVHKR
- a CDS encoding ABC transporter permease subunit codes for the protein MPPIKIYQEDQIASPMMRVWQNFSANPFALAGLWTIAFLLLLTLFGPMIAPFSPEAQDPRALLLPPSWDPSGTVAHFLGTDDLGRDIFSRLLHGAHLTFGMALMIVGTALFMGFIIGSLSGMMRGLKSSILGHLLDALLSIPSLLMAILVVAVMGPGLENVFWAVGIALTPQFVRSIHQSVHEELQKEYVTAARLDGANSLQIFWYVIMPNVWEVVIIQTTLAISAAILDIAALGFLSLGAQAPSPEWGAMVAQGMDNLLTAPWTVTIPGLAILFSVLAINLVGDGLRSALAPIRN
- a CDS encoding ABC transporter permease, whose protein sequence is MFRYLLRRLNLFLATSLVMVGVLFYATGLFPVERTFALTGIHAPSESQLVQIEQDYKLDSNKAMQFIAYLQQRLSGNLGVSVTSHQSVAEELSSVLPASFELAVMAAVIAIGLGVPLGVLASQSQHKLTQNTIMAITLTGYSVPVFWLGLYLSLWFGVDLGWLPISGQLNLLYEIKPVTGFMLVDILLSDSEYRISAFKDALLHIVLPATTLAVLPFTVVVRSTRSAMMNVMNQTFIRAAEARGMHTNTIILRHALPNALIPVLKHLGLMLGAFASYAIVVEMIFSWPGVGSWLVSGIYQRDYTVIQGGILAVALLIIFLSILIEVLHTVFNPLSRKDLYASN
- a CDS encoding ABC transporter substrate-binding protein, yielding MSVLIRRLCLSTAVLCMSGLLVACGPQRLPSGLVYCSEGNPESFNPQLVTSGTTIDATSHQIYSRLVDYDALSGQLVPALATSWAESDDGLSYRFTLRENVKFQHSSRFTPSRDFNADDVLFSFNRIIDKHHPYHSVSRTGYPFFQSIGFSEQVKSVEKINDHEVIFRLARKDASFLSNLATDFAVILSSEYAEQQLALGHPENLDHFAIGTGPFTLVHYAKNEYIRYRRNPDFWGEPAKVDMLVYDITPKSTVRLAKLIAGDCSVSALPKAGELPVIKQHEQLSIESQPGLNVAFWAFNTQKPPLDDVRVRRALAYAVDKQNILRAVYQNTAIEAIGVLPPASWAYDSNKKLLDYNPQKARDLLKEAGIKHLSIDIWAMPVARAYNPNALKTAELIQSDLSNIGVKVNIISYDWSVFSQRLSRDEYDSVLIGWNADNSDPDNFFTPLLSCSAMQSNNNRSRWCNKEFDAILDRAREVSTQAERKEIYQEAEAFLAEQVPMLSLAHAKRVALTRSNIHDMQLTPFGGISFARTSQAEQETH
- the pspF gene encoding phage shock protein operon transcriptional activator, which codes for MDNKFQQDNLIGQSNALLEVLEHVSQIAPLSKPVLIIGERGTGKELIAERLHYLSKRWDQSFIKLNCSSLSENLLESELFGHESGAFTGAKGKHEGRFERADGGTLFLDELANTSGLIQEKLLRVIEYGEFERVGGSKTIQADVRLICAANEDLPSLADAGEFRADLLDRLAFDVITLPPLRCRPEDIMTLAEYFAVGMARQLKLELFSGFSASAVEQLMSHDWPGNIRELKNVVERSVYRSSGENRPIEQIILDPFASPYRPTTRVRTRERQITTPEVPQSSPVVTSAKTDTDTAVIAESINNPFSFPLDFKEQTERYEMELIQQALSASQYNQKKTAEILGLSYHQLRGILKKYNLLDKA
- the pspA gene encoding phage shock protein PspA, translating into MGIFSRFADIINSNISALLDKAEDPEKMVRLIIQEMEDTLVEVRSTSAKVLAEKKELIRRINRVEEQVQDWQDKAELALSKDREDLAKAALVEKQKAAGLVDTLNQELAVIDEHIVRLKDEVSLLQEKLLDAKARQKTIILRKQTASSRLEVKKQLDSSKIDNAMLKFEQYERRVEGLEAQVESYDLGNKKTLADEFAALEAEDSVNAELEALKAKVKGKATTKSKE